In Synechococcus sp. KORDI-52, one genomic interval encodes:
- the fghA gene encoding S-formylglutathione hydrolase gives MPKQALGPKPERAPALIWLSGLTCNDENAVQKAGAQRRASELGLALVMTDTSPRDDDIPGDPEGSWDFGHGAGFYVDAEKQPWSLHYRMHSFLVEELISQLCNEVPLDEQRLGISGHSMGGNGALVLGMRHPDLYRSVSAVAPIAHPIECPRGQKAFIHLLGTTSDDQLRWRRWDAVTLLEDGYLREDCLLVDIGSADPFLEEQLRPEELSNACSKSGQRLEMMRHEGYDHSYFFVASVIDRHLDHHANALKAKI, from the coding sequence TTGCCGAAGCAGGCGCTTGGACCGAAACCAGAACGCGCCCCCGCTCTGATCTGGCTTTCCGGCCTGACGTGCAACGACGAAAACGCTGTACAGAAAGCAGGTGCGCAGAGACGTGCATCCGAACTTGGCCTGGCACTAGTCATGACGGACACCAGCCCACGAGATGATGACATCCCAGGTGATCCAGAGGGAAGTTGGGACTTCGGGCATGGTGCCGGCTTCTACGTGGACGCCGAGAAACAGCCCTGGTCATTGCACTACAGGATGCACAGCTTTTTGGTGGAAGAGCTGATCTCACAGCTATGCAATGAAGTGCCCCTGGACGAGCAAAGGCTGGGCATCTCCGGCCACTCCATGGGAGGTAACGGTGCACTGGTCCTGGGTATGCGACATCCTGATCTCTACCGATCGGTTTCCGCAGTGGCTCCAATCGCACACCCAATCGAATGCCCTAGGGGACAGAAGGCATTCATACACCTGCTTGGGACAACATCTGACGACCAGCTCAGATGGCGTCGATGGGATGCAGTGACACTCCTGGAGGACGGTTACCTGCGGGAGGACTGCCTGCTGGTGGATATCGGTTCAGCGGATCCCTTCCTTGAGGAACAGTTGCGTCCAGAGGAGCTAAGCAACGCCTGTTCAAAAAGCGGGCAGCGTCTTGAGATGATGAGGCATGAGGGCTATGACCACAGCTATTTTTTCGTGGCCAGCGTGATCGACCGACATCTTGACCACCACGCCAACGCTTTAAAAGCAAAAATTTGA
- a CDS encoding phosphate/phosphite/phosphonate ABC transporter substrate-binding protein, producing the protein MNKITSKGSWKRPLICNQKRPPSHVHHSSGELKYARKILFMLILLPLTSCNWNTTIETKNEREVGSGNSECAGNTSDDAVRRRISIVPQFSATTIHAAYWPVLTQIGKKANLCFELVQQESIPDFEEALRNKEADYAFMNPYHQVMFKKEYKPLLRDSKKLLTGIIVINRKSTASTLEDLDGAELLLPAPNAFAASLLTRALFDQQGIEIKPRYVKTHQNVYRGVARNTKVAGGGVNKTYTRESKNLQAEVMILQETPGHPAHPFSASKSMPLQETKAIQSLWIEMAKQPEWKTLLEKVQIPFPMRADYQRDYAPLAGLGLERFVE; encoded by the coding sequence ATGAATAAGATCACCAGCAAGGGCTCATGGAAAAGGCCATTAATATGCAATCAAAAAAGGCCACCAAGTCATGTACATCATAGCTCCGGCGAATTAAAATATGCAAGAAAAATCCTGTTTATGCTGATACTACTTCCACTGACCAGTTGCAATTGGAACACAACGATCGAGACAAAAAATGAAAGGGAGGTTGGGTCAGGAAATAGTGAATGCGCAGGGAACACATCCGACGATGCTGTTCGGCGGAGAATATCAATCGTGCCCCAGTTTTCTGCAACAACCATTCATGCCGCCTACTGGCCGGTATTGACACAGATCGGTAAGAAAGCAAATTTATGCTTTGAATTGGTACAGCAAGAATCTATTCCCGACTTTGAAGAAGCCCTGAGAAACAAGGAAGCCGACTATGCATTCATGAATCCTTACCATCAGGTGATGTTCAAGAAAGAATATAAACCACTTCTCAGAGACAGCAAGAAGCTGTTGACTGGCATTATCGTGATTAATCGTAAAAGCACAGCAAGTACATTAGAAGATCTCGATGGAGCAGAGTTGCTACTGCCAGCTCCAAACGCTTTTGCGGCATCCTTGCTGACACGAGCACTCTTTGATCAACAAGGAATTGAGATCAAACCACGCTATGTGAAAACTCACCAAAATGTCTATCGGGGAGTTGCACGGAACACCAAAGTCGCTGGAGGTGGCGTCAATAAAACCTACACCAGGGAAAGCAAAAATCTGCAAGCAGAGGTGATGATCCTTCAAGAAACTCCTGGCCATCCTGCCCATCCCTTCTCAGCGTCAAAATCAATGCCGTTACAAGAAACAAAGGCAATACAAAGCCTATGGATAGAGATGGCGAAGCAACCAGAATGGAAAACTCTCTTGGAAAAAGTTCAAATCCCTTTTCCGATGAGGGCCGACTACCAAAGAGATTATGCGCCGCTAGCGGGTTTAGGACTTGAGCGTTTTGTCGAATAA